One genomic window of Haliotis asinina isolate JCU_RB_2024 chromosome 4, JCU_Hal_asi_v2, whole genome shotgun sequence includes the following:
- the LOC137281543 gene encoding conserved oligomeric Golgi complex subunit 3-like isoform X2, whose protein sequence is MADTLQSASRQKLIRERLSLWEAKTNPKAPLTTKQKDAIIELTSFVTERPLPQGLPCDDVLVVSPPPVSVSSSSTSEDSLLQMFLQSNPPEGGKIENAQQFFSWFSELEDGIDQEDESHYRDYMDGLMGHRDQCDDVLGEVTQALDHLRELQKQYVNVSTKTNALHEACEHLLAEQTKLMNTAESLTNKLSYFNELERISSKLGSPALTVTNESFVPMLSRMDECIHYLKNNPRYKESAVYLARFRQSLSRALNLIKSHVTTLLQNATQQVLPKKQDVPNMADNAFTLFYGKFRANAPRIKSLTEQLEIRVDKSPEYADVLADCHLCYFIQREMLLGPSIASTITDLASKHVRDHCALMRSGCAFMVHVCEDEYQLFFNFFSKPTPLLDEMLERLCNNLYDVLRPLIIHVNHLETLSELCSILKMEMMEEHVLNNPQELGAFECICKQMLMDVQERLVYRSYIYIKADIFQYSAASGDLAYPEKLEMMESIAESIKKGQKGDKTHSRTPSNASSTSQEVAQLTASDAEMQTVPLNEPSRDNPTSNMPMSPADLHGMWYPTVRRTLVTLSKLYRCIDKTTFQGLSQEALSACIHSLSAAKDGIIKRKTVMDGELFLIKHLLILREQIAPFHADFAIRETHLDFSKFKDMASKDGSLGLGVFVDAAYSLIQKKGQLFALNSNNALLQFVLSGTPQVTEYFVDSKRDVDQHLKKTCEDFIHHVSEIFTGPLQTFLSRAEVIVQMKQEQVGQNVKLRQQPFATPEKVHDVVAETYKNVKTKLPSVHRSMSLYLANKDTESILFRPIKVNVQQNFQQLTQLLTDHYTEEDIQIIACPSAEQVNLLLSTGAK, encoded by the exons ATGGCTGACACGTTGCAGTCTGCTAGCCGTCAAAAGCTAATCAGGGAGAGACTGTCACTATGGGAAGCAAAGACAAACCCGAAAGCTCCTCTAACAACGAAACAAAAAGATGCCATTATTGAATTAACGTCGTTTGTAACAGAACGGCCACTTCCACAAGGA TTGCCGTGTGATGATGTGTTGGTTGTGTCTCCCCCTCCTGTGAGTGTATCAAGCAGCAGCACCAGTGAGGACAGTCTGCTGCAGATGTTCCTCCAGTCCAACCCACCAGAAGGAGGCAAGATAGAGAATGCTCAGCAG TTCTTTTCCTGGTTCTCTGAACTGGAAGATGGTATTGATCAAGAGGATGAAAGTCATTACAG GGATTACATGGATGGCTTGATGGGTCACCGTGACCAGTGTGACGATGTgctaggggaggtaactcaggCCCTGGACCACCTGCGGGAGCTTCAGAAGCAGTATGTCAATGTTTCCACCAAGACCAATGCTCTACATGAAGCCTGTGAACATCTTCTGGCTGAACAG ACCAAGCTGATGAATACAGCAGAGAGTTTGACAAACAAGCTGTCATACTTTAATGAGTTGGAGAGAATATCCAGT AAACTTGGATCTCCTGCTCTGACAGTTACAAACGAGTCTTTTGTTCCGATGTTGTCCCGCATGGATGAATGTATTCATTACCTTAAAAATAAT CCGAGGTACAAAGAATCAGCAGTATATTTAGCCAGGTTCCGGCAGAGTTTGTCCCGAGCACTTAATCTTATAAAGTCACATGTGACAACACTTCTGCAGAATGCAACGCAACAGGTGCTACCTAAAAAG CAGGATGTTCCAAACATGGCTGACAATGCATTTACTTTGTTTTATGGCAAATTCCGAGCCAATGCTCCTCGTATCAAATCCCTCACAGAACAGCTAGAGATAAGAGTGGATAAGTCACCAGA ATACGCTGATGTCCTGGCTGACTGCCACCTCTGCTACTTCATACAGAGAGAAATGCTTCTTGGACCCAGCATTGCCTCCACTATCACAGATCTGGCTAGCAAACATGTGCGGGATCACTGTGCACTG ATGAGGAGTGGCTGTGCCTTCATGGTGCATGTTTGTGAGGATGAATACCAGCTGTTTTTCAACTTCTTCTCCAAACCAACGCCCTTGTTAGA TGAGATGTTGGAGCGGTTGTGTAACAACCTGTATGATGTGCTGCGGCCCCTCATTATTCACGTGAACCATCTGGAGACTCTGTCTGAGCTGTGTAGCATCCTCAAGATGgagatgatggaggaacatgtGCTGAACAATC CCCAGGAGCTGGGGGCGTTTGAGTGCATATGTAAGCAGATGTTGATGGATGTGCAAGAGAGACTGGTGTACCGGTCCTACATCTACATAAAGGCTGACATCTTTCAGTACTCTGCTGCTTCAGGAGACCTGGCATACCCAGAGAAGCTGGAGATGATGGAG AGTATTGCTGAGAGCATCAAGAAGGGTCAGAAGGGTGATAAAACTCATTCCCGCACCCCGTCTAACGCCTCAAGCACTAGCCAGGAGGTAGCACAGCTCACAGCCTCCGATGCAGAGATGCAGACAGTGCCTCTTAATGAGCCCAGTAGAG ACAACCCAACCAGCAACATGCCCATGTCTCCAGCTGATTTGCATGGAATGTGGTACCCGACTGTCCGTCGTACTTTAGTCACGCTGTCCAAGCTTTACAGATGCATTGAT AAGACGACCTTCCAGGGCTTGTCTCAGGAGGCGCTGTCGGCCTGCATACACTCCCTCTCTGCAGCCAAGGACGGAATCATCAAGAGAAAGACAGTCATGGATGGAGAGTTGTTTCTCATCAAGCACTTACTGATTCTACGGGAACAGATAGCACCATTTCATGCTGACTTTGCCATAAGGGAAACCCATTTGGACTTCAGCAAGTTTAAAG ACATGGCCAGTAAAGATGGGAGCCTAGGACTGGGGGTGTTTGTAG ATGCAGCCTACAGCCTCATACAGAAGAAAGGACAACTGTTTGCTCTCAACAGTAACAACGCCTTGCTACAATTTGTTCTCAGT GGTACACCCCAGGTTACGGAGTACTTTGTGGACTCAAAGCGTGATGTGGACCAGCATCTAAAGAAAACATGCGAAGATTTCATCCATCATGTCTCGGAGATATTCACAGGACCTCTTCAGACATTCCTGTCTAGG GCCGAGGTTATTGTGCAGATGAAGCAAGAACAGGTCGGAcagaatgtgaaactgaggcAGCAGCCTTTTGCTACCCCAGAAAAGGTCCATGATGTTGTGGCAGAGACGTACAAGAATGTgaagaccaaactaccctctgTCCATCGCAGCATGTCTCTGTATCTGGCCAACAAGGACACGGAGTCCATCTTGTTTAGGCCCATTAAG GTGAACGTACAACAGAACTTCCAGCAGCTCACCCAGCTCCTCACAGACCACTATACTGAGGAGGACATACAGATCATTGCCTGTCCCAGTGCAGAACAG GTGAATTTGCTGCTTTCAACAGGTGCAAAGTGA
- the LOC137281543 gene encoding conserved oligomeric Golgi complex subunit 3-like isoform X3 gives MADTLQSASRQKLIRERLSLWEAKTNPKAPLTTKQKDAIIELTSFVTERPLPQGLPCDDVLVVSPPPVSVSSSSTSEDSLLQMFLQSNPPEGGKIENAQQFFSWFSELEDGIDQEDESHYRDYMDGLMGHRDQCDDVLGEVTQALDHLRELQKQYVNVSTKTNALHEACEHLLAEQTKLMNTAESLTNKLSYFNELERISSKLGSPALTVTNESFVPMLSRMDECIHYLKNNPRYKESAVYLARFRQSLSRALNLIKSHVTTLLQNATQQVLPKKDVPNMADNAFTLFYGKFRANAPRIKSLTEQLEIRVDKSPEYADVLADCHLCYFIQREMLLGPSIASTITDLASKHVRDHCALMRSGCAFMVHVCEDEYQLFFNFFSKPTPLLDEMLERLCNNLYDVLRPLIIHVNHLETLSELCSILKMEMMEEHVLNNPQELGAFECICKQMLMDVQERLVYRSYIYIKADIFQYSAASGDLAYPEKLEMMESIAESIKKGQKGDKTHSRTPSNASSTSQEVAQLTASDAEMQTVPLNEPSRDNPTSNMPMSPADLHGMWYPTVRRTLVTLSKLYRCIDKTTFQGLSQEALSACIHSLSAAKDGIIKRKTVMDGELFLIKHLLILREQIAPFHADFAIRETHLDFSKFKDMASKDGSLGLGVFVDAAYSLIQKKGQLFALNSNNALLQFVLSGTPQVTEYFVDSKRDVDQHLKKTCEDFIHHVSEIFTGPLQTFLSRAEVIVQMKQEQVGQNVKLRQQPFATPEKVHDVVAETYKNVKTKLPSVHRSMSLYLANKDTESILFRPIKVNVQQNFQQLTQLLTDHYTEEDIQIIACPSAEQVNLLLSTGAK, from the exons ATGGCTGACACGTTGCAGTCTGCTAGCCGTCAAAAGCTAATCAGGGAGAGACTGTCACTATGGGAAGCAAAGACAAACCCGAAAGCTCCTCTAACAACGAAACAAAAAGATGCCATTATTGAATTAACGTCGTTTGTAACAGAACGGCCACTTCCACAAGGA TTGCCGTGTGATGATGTGTTGGTTGTGTCTCCCCCTCCTGTGAGTGTATCAAGCAGCAGCACCAGTGAGGACAGTCTGCTGCAGATGTTCCTCCAGTCCAACCCACCAGAAGGAGGCAAGATAGAGAATGCTCAGCAG TTCTTTTCCTGGTTCTCTGAACTGGAAGATGGTATTGATCAAGAGGATGAAAGTCATTACAG GGATTACATGGATGGCTTGATGGGTCACCGTGACCAGTGTGACGATGTgctaggggaggtaactcaggCCCTGGACCACCTGCGGGAGCTTCAGAAGCAGTATGTCAATGTTTCCACCAAGACCAATGCTCTACATGAAGCCTGTGAACATCTTCTGGCTGAACAG ACCAAGCTGATGAATACAGCAGAGAGTTTGACAAACAAGCTGTCATACTTTAATGAGTTGGAGAGAATATCCAGT AAACTTGGATCTCCTGCTCTGACAGTTACAAACGAGTCTTTTGTTCCGATGTTGTCCCGCATGGATGAATGTATTCATTACCTTAAAAATAAT CCGAGGTACAAAGAATCAGCAGTATATTTAGCCAGGTTCCGGCAGAGTTTGTCCCGAGCACTTAATCTTATAAAGTCACATGTGACAACACTTCTGCAGAATGCAACGCAACAGGTGCTACCTAAAAAG GATGTTCCAAACATGGCTGACAATGCATTTACTTTGTTTTATGGCAAATTCCGAGCCAATGCTCCTCGTATCAAATCCCTCACAGAACAGCTAGAGATAAGAGTGGATAAGTCACCAGA ATACGCTGATGTCCTGGCTGACTGCCACCTCTGCTACTTCATACAGAGAGAAATGCTTCTTGGACCCAGCATTGCCTCCACTATCACAGATCTGGCTAGCAAACATGTGCGGGATCACTGTGCACTG ATGAGGAGTGGCTGTGCCTTCATGGTGCATGTTTGTGAGGATGAATACCAGCTGTTTTTCAACTTCTTCTCCAAACCAACGCCCTTGTTAGA TGAGATGTTGGAGCGGTTGTGTAACAACCTGTATGATGTGCTGCGGCCCCTCATTATTCACGTGAACCATCTGGAGACTCTGTCTGAGCTGTGTAGCATCCTCAAGATGgagatgatggaggaacatgtGCTGAACAATC CCCAGGAGCTGGGGGCGTTTGAGTGCATATGTAAGCAGATGTTGATGGATGTGCAAGAGAGACTGGTGTACCGGTCCTACATCTACATAAAGGCTGACATCTTTCAGTACTCTGCTGCTTCAGGAGACCTGGCATACCCAGAGAAGCTGGAGATGATGGAG AGTATTGCTGAGAGCATCAAGAAGGGTCAGAAGGGTGATAAAACTCATTCCCGCACCCCGTCTAACGCCTCAAGCACTAGCCAGGAGGTAGCACAGCTCACAGCCTCCGATGCAGAGATGCAGACAGTGCCTCTTAATGAGCCCAGTAGAG ACAACCCAACCAGCAACATGCCCATGTCTCCAGCTGATTTGCATGGAATGTGGTACCCGACTGTCCGTCGTACTTTAGTCACGCTGTCCAAGCTTTACAGATGCATTGAT AAGACGACCTTCCAGGGCTTGTCTCAGGAGGCGCTGTCGGCCTGCATACACTCCCTCTCTGCAGCCAAGGACGGAATCATCAAGAGAAAGACAGTCATGGATGGAGAGTTGTTTCTCATCAAGCACTTACTGATTCTACGGGAACAGATAGCACCATTTCATGCTGACTTTGCCATAAGGGAAACCCATTTGGACTTCAGCAAGTTTAAAG ACATGGCCAGTAAAGATGGGAGCCTAGGACTGGGGGTGTTTGTAG ATGCAGCCTACAGCCTCATACAGAAGAAAGGACAACTGTTTGCTCTCAACAGTAACAACGCCTTGCTACAATTTGTTCTCAGT GGTACACCCCAGGTTACGGAGTACTTTGTGGACTCAAAGCGTGATGTGGACCAGCATCTAAAGAAAACATGCGAAGATTTCATCCATCATGTCTCGGAGATATTCACAGGACCTCTTCAGACATTCCTGTCTAGG GCCGAGGTTATTGTGCAGATGAAGCAAGAACAGGTCGGAcagaatgtgaaactgaggcAGCAGCCTTTTGCTACCCCAGAAAAGGTCCATGATGTTGTGGCAGAGACGTACAAGAATGTgaagaccaaactaccctctgTCCATCGCAGCATGTCTCTGTATCTGGCCAACAAGGACACGGAGTCCATCTTGTTTAGGCCCATTAAG GTGAACGTACAACAGAACTTCCAGCAGCTCACCCAGCTCCTCACAGACCACTATACTGAGGAGGACATACAGATCATTGCCTGTCCCAGTGCAGAACAG GTGAATTTGCTGCTTTCAACAGGTGCAAAGTGA
- the LOC137281543 gene encoding conserved oligomeric Golgi complex subunit 3-like isoform X6, giving the protein MADTLQSASRQKLIRERLSLWEAKTNPKAPLTTKQKDAIIELTSFVTERPLPQGLPCDDVLVVSPPPVSVSSSSTSEDSLLQMFLQSNPPEGGKIENAQQFFSWFSELEDGIDQEDESHYRDYMDGLMGHRDQCDDVLGEVTQALDHLRELQKQYVNVSTKTNALHEACEHLLAEQTKLMNTAESLTNKLSYFNELERISSKLGSPALTVTNESFVPMLSRMDECIHYLKNNPRYKESAVYLARFRQSLSRALNLIKSHVTTLLQNATQQVLPKKDVPNMADNAFTLFYGKFRANAPRIKSLTEQLEIRVDKSPEYADVLADCHLCYFIQREMLLGPSIASTITDLASKHVRDHCALMRSGCAFMVHVCEDEYQLFFNFFSKPTPLLDEMLERLCNNLYDVLRPLIIHVNHLETLSELCSILKMEMMEEHVLNNPQELGAFECICKQMLMDVQERLVYRSYIYIKADIFQYSAASGDLAYPEKLEMMESIAESIKKGQKGDKTHSRTPSNASSTSQEVAQLTASDAEMQTVPLNEPSRDNPTSNMPMSPADLHGMWYPTVRRTLVTLSKLYRCIDKTTFQGLSQEALSACIHSLSAAKDGIIKRKTVMDGELFLIKHLLILREQIAPFHADFAIRETHLDFSKFKDAAYSLIQKKGQLFALNSNNALLQFVLSGTPQVTEYFVDSKRDVDQHLKKTCEDFIHHVSEIFTGPLQTFLSRAEVIVQMKQEQVGQNVKLRQQPFATPEKVHDVVAETYKNVKTKLPSVHRSMSLYLANKDTESILFRPIKVNVQQNFQQLTQLLTDHYTEEDIQIIACPSAEQVNLLLSTGAK; this is encoded by the exons ATGGCTGACACGTTGCAGTCTGCTAGCCGTCAAAAGCTAATCAGGGAGAGACTGTCACTATGGGAAGCAAAGACAAACCCGAAAGCTCCTCTAACAACGAAACAAAAAGATGCCATTATTGAATTAACGTCGTTTGTAACAGAACGGCCACTTCCACAAGGA TTGCCGTGTGATGATGTGTTGGTTGTGTCTCCCCCTCCTGTGAGTGTATCAAGCAGCAGCACCAGTGAGGACAGTCTGCTGCAGATGTTCCTCCAGTCCAACCCACCAGAAGGAGGCAAGATAGAGAATGCTCAGCAG TTCTTTTCCTGGTTCTCTGAACTGGAAGATGGTATTGATCAAGAGGATGAAAGTCATTACAG GGATTACATGGATGGCTTGATGGGTCACCGTGACCAGTGTGACGATGTgctaggggaggtaactcaggCCCTGGACCACCTGCGGGAGCTTCAGAAGCAGTATGTCAATGTTTCCACCAAGACCAATGCTCTACATGAAGCCTGTGAACATCTTCTGGCTGAACAG ACCAAGCTGATGAATACAGCAGAGAGTTTGACAAACAAGCTGTCATACTTTAATGAGTTGGAGAGAATATCCAGT AAACTTGGATCTCCTGCTCTGACAGTTACAAACGAGTCTTTTGTTCCGATGTTGTCCCGCATGGATGAATGTATTCATTACCTTAAAAATAAT CCGAGGTACAAAGAATCAGCAGTATATTTAGCCAGGTTCCGGCAGAGTTTGTCCCGAGCACTTAATCTTATAAAGTCACATGTGACAACACTTCTGCAGAATGCAACGCAACAGGTGCTACCTAAAAAG GATGTTCCAAACATGGCTGACAATGCATTTACTTTGTTTTATGGCAAATTCCGAGCCAATGCTCCTCGTATCAAATCCCTCACAGAACAGCTAGAGATAAGAGTGGATAAGTCACCAGA ATACGCTGATGTCCTGGCTGACTGCCACCTCTGCTACTTCATACAGAGAGAAATGCTTCTTGGACCCAGCATTGCCTCCACTATCACAGATCTGGCTAGCAAACATGTGCGGGATCACTGTGCACTG ATGAGGAGTGGCTGTGCCTTCATGGTGCATGTTTGTGAGGATGAATACCAGCTGTTTTTCAACTTCTTCTCCAAACCAACGCCCTTGTTAGA TGAGATGTTGGAGCGGTTGTGTAACAACCTGTATGATGTGCTGCGGCCCCTCATTATTCACGTGAACCATCTGGAGACTCTGTCTGAGCTGTGTAGCATCCTCAAGATGgagatgatggaggaacatgtGCTGAACAATC CCCAGGAGCTGGGGGCGTTTGAGTGCATATGTAAGCAGATGTTGATGGATGTGCAAGAGAGACTGGTGTACCGGTCCTACATCTACATAAAGGCTGACATCTTTCAGTACTCTGCTGCTTCAGGAGACCTGGCATACCCAGAGAAGCTGGAGATGATGGAG AGTATTGCTGAGAGCATCAAGAAGGGTCAGAAGGGTGATAAAACTCATTCCCGCACCCCGTCTAACGCCTCAAGCACTAGCCAGGAGGTAGCACAGCTCACAGCCTCCGATGCAGAGATGCAGACAGTGCCTCTTAATGAGCCCAGTAGAG ACAACCCAACCAGCAACATGCCCATGTCTCCAGCTGATTTGCATGGAATGTGGTACCCGACTGTCCGTCGTACTTTAGTCACGCTGTCCAAGCTTTACAGATGCATTGAT AAGACGACCTTCCAGGGCTTGTCTCAGGAGGCGCTGTCGGCCTGCATACACTCCCTCTCTGCAGCCAAGGACGGAATCATCAAGAGAAAGACAGTCATGGATGGAGAGTTGTTTCTCATCAAGCACTTACTGATTCTACGGGAACAGATAGCACCATTTCATGCTGACTTTGCCATAAGGGAAACCCATTTGGACTTCAGCAAGTTTAAAG ATGCAGCCTACAGCCTCATACAGAAGAAAGGACAACTGTTTGCTCTCAACAGTAACAACGCCTTGCTACAATTTGTTCTCAGT GGTACACCCCAGGTTACGGAGTACTTTGTGGACTCAAAGCGTGATGTGGACCAGCATCTAAAGAAAACATGCGAAGATTTCATCCATCATGTCTCGGAGATATTCACAGGACCTCTTCAGACATTCCTGTCTAGG GCCGAGGTTATTGTGCAGATGAAGCAAGAACAGGTCGGAcagaatgtgaaactgaggcAGCAGCCTTTTGCTACCCCAGAAAAGGTCCATGATGTTGTGGCAGAGACGTACAAGAATGTgaagaccaaactaccctctgTCCATCGCAGCATGTCTCTGTATCTGGCCAACAAGGACACGGAGTCCATCTTGTTTAGGCCCATTAAG GTGAACGTACAACAGAACTTCCAGCAGCTCACCCAGCTCCTCACAGACCACTATACTGAGGAGGACATACAGATCATTGCCTGTCCCAGTGCAGAACAG GTGAATTTGCTGCTTTCAACAGGTGCAAAGTGA
- the LOC137281543 gene encoding conserved oligomeric Golgi complex subunit 3-like isoform X5: MADTLQSASRQKLIRERLSLWEAKTNPKAPLTTKQKDAIIELTSFVTERPLPQGLPCDDVLVVSPPPVSVSSSSTSEDSLLQMFLQSNPPEGGKIENAQQFFSWFSELEDGIDQEDESHYRDYMDGLMGHRDQCDDVLGEVTQALDHLRELQKQYVNVSTKTNALHEACEHLLAEQTKLMNTAESLTNKLSYFNELERISSKLGSPALTVTNESFVPMLSRMDECIHYLKNNPRYKESAVYLARFRQSLSRALNLIKSHVTTLLQNATQQVLPKKQDVPNMADNAFTLFYGKFRANAPRIKSLTEQLEIRVDKSPEYADVLADCHLCYFIQREMLLGPSIASTITDLASKHVRDHCALMRSGCAFMVHVCEDEYQLFFNFFSKPTPLLDEMLERLCNNLYDVLRPLIIHVNHLETLSELCSILKMEMMEEHVLNNPQELGAFECICKQMLMDVQERLVYRSYIYIKADIFQYSAASGDLAYPEKLEMMESIAESIKKGQKGDKTHSRTPSNASSTSQEVAQLTASDAEMQTVPLNEPSRDNPTSNMPMSPADLHGMWYPTVRRTLVTLSKLYRCIDKTTFQGLSQEALSACIHSLSAAKDGIIKRKTVMDGELFLIKHLLILREQIAPFHADFAIRETHLDFSKFKDAAYSLIQKKGQLFALNSNNALLQFVLSGTPQVTEYFVDSKRDVDQHLKKTCEDFIHHVSEIFTGPLQTFLSRAEVIVQMKQEQVGQNVKLRQQPFATPEKVHDVVAETYKNVKTKLPSVHRSMSLYLANKDTESILFRPIKVNVQQNFQQLTQLLTDHYTEEDIQIIACPSAEQVNLLLSTGAK, encoded by the exons ATGGCTGACACGTTGCAGTCTGCTAGCCGTCAAAAGCTAATCAGGGAGAGACTGTCACTATGGGAAGCAAAGACAAACCCGAAAGCTCCTCTAACAACGAAACAAAAAGATGCCATTATTGAATTAACGTCGTTTGTAACAGAACGGCCACTTCCACAAGGA TTGCCGTGTGATGATGTGTTGGTTGTGTCTCCCCCTCCTGTGAGTGTATCAAGCAGCAGCACCAGTGAGGACAGTCTGCTGCAGATGTTCCTCCAGTCCAACCCACCAGAAGGAGGCAAGATAGAGAATGCTCAGCAG TTCTTTTCCTGGTTCTCTGAACTGGAAGATGGTATTGATCAAGAGGATGAAAGTCATTACAG GGATTACATGGATGGCTTGATGGGTCACCGTGACCAGTGTGACGATGTgctaggggaggtaactcaggCCCTGGACCACCTGCGGGAGCTTCAGAAGCAGTATGTCAATGTTTCCACCAAGACCAATGCTCTACATGAAGCCTGTGAACATCTTCTGGCTGAACAG ACCAAGCTGATGAATACAGCAGAGAGTTTGACAAACAAGCTGTCATACTTTAATGAGTTGGAGAGAATATCCAGT AAACTTGGATCTCCTGCTCTGACAGTTACAAACGAGTCTTTTGTTCCGATGTTGTCCCGCATGGATGAATGTATTCATTACCTTAAAAATAAT CCGAGGTACAAAGAATCAGCAGTATATTTAGCCAGGTTCCGGCAGAGTTTGTCCCGAGCACTTAATCTTATAAAGTCACATGTGACAACACTTCTGCAGAATGCAACGCAACAGGTGCTACCTAAAAAG CAGGATGTTCCAAACATGGCTGACAATGCATTTACTTTGTTTTATGGCAAATTCCGAGCCAATGCTCCTCGTATCAAATCCCTCACAGAACAGCTAGAGATAAGAGTGGATAAGTCACCAGA ATACGCTGATGTCCTGGCTGACTGCCACCTCTGCTACTTCATACAGAGAGAAATGCTTCTTGGACCCAGCATTGCCTCCACTATCACAGATCTGGCTAGCAAACATGTGCGGGATCACTGTGCACTG ATGAGGAGTGGCTGTGCCTTCATGGTGCATGTTTGTGAGGATGAATACCAGCTGTTTTTCAACTTCTTCTCCAAACCAACGCCCTTGTTAGA TGAGATGTTGGAGCGGTTGTGTAACAACCTGTATGATGTGCTGCGGCCCCTCATTATTCACGTGAACCATCTGGAGACTCTGTCTGAGCTGTGTAGCATCCTCAAGATGgagatgatggaggaacatgtGCTGAACAATC CCCAGGAGCTGGGGGCGTTTGAGTGCATATGTAAGCAGATGTTGATGGATGTGCAAGAGAGACTGGTGTACCGGTCCTACATCTACATAAAGGCTGACATCTTTCAGTACTCTGCTGCTTCAGGAGACCTGGCATACCCAGAGAAGCTGGAGATGATGGAG AGTATTGCTGAGAGCATCAAGAAGGGTCAGAAGGGTGATAAAACTCATTCCCGCACCCCGTCTAACGCCTCAAGCACTAGCCAGGAGGTAGCACAGCTCACAGCCTCCGATGCAGAGATGCAGACAGTGCCTCTTAATGAGCCCAGTAGAG ACAACCCAACCAGCAACATGCCCATGTCTCCAGCTGATTTGCATGGAATGTGGTACCCGACTGTCCGTCGTACTTTAGTCACGCTGTCCAAGCTTTACAGATGCATTGAT AAGACGACCTTCCAGGGCTTGTCTCAGGAGGCGCTGTCGGCCTGCATACACTCCCTCTCTGCAGCCAAGGACGGAATCATCAAGAGAAAGACAGTCATGGATGGAGAGTTGTTTCTCATCAAGCACTTACTGATTCTACGGGAACAGATAGCACCATTTCATGCTGACTTTGCCATAAGGGAAACCCATTTGGACTTCAGCAAGTTTAAAG ATGCAGCCTACAGCCTCATACAGAAGAAAGGACAACTGTTTGCTCTCAACAGTAACAACGCCTTGCTACAATTTGTTCTCAGT GGTACACCCCAGGTTACGGAGTACTTTGTGGACTCAAAGCGTGATGTGGACCAGCATCTAAAGAAAACATGCGAAGATTTCATCCATCATGTCTCGGAGATATTCACAGGACCTCTTCAGACATTCCTGTCTAGG GCCGAGGTTATTGTGCAGATGAAGCAAGAACAGGTCGGAcagaatgtgaaactgaggcAGCAGCCTTTTGCTACCCCAGAAAAGGTCCATGATGTTGTGGCAGAGACGTACAAGAATGTgaagaccaaactaccctctgTCCATCGCAGCATGTCTCTGTATCTGGCCAACAAGGACACGGAGTCCATCTTGTTTAGGCCCATTAAG GTGAACGTACAACAGAACTTCCAGCAGCTCACCCAGCTCCTCACAGACCACTATACTGAGGAGGACATACAGATCATTGCCTGTCCCAGTGCAGAACAG GTGAATTTGCTGCTTTCAACAGGTGCAAAGTGA